Proteins encoded within one genomic window of Bacillus sp. F19:
- a CDS encoding SDR family oxidoreductase, which produces MSAIVITGAGSGLGRALALQYSKDFNEIILIGRNQERLQQTKDILQQSRELKVFTYTVNIQNHDEVQSLCTSLFTKHDAAALINNAGVGHFGPVTLLSAEEISEMLDTNVKGTIFLTQAFIKEFTKKGTGKILNIISTAGLRGKVNESVYVASKFAVRGFTESLVKELDGTDITIAGAYMGGMDTPFWDNNEHIKDKTRLKSPAVIAEKIYRLDDGRTEIIVE; this is translated from the coding sequence ATGTCAGCTATAGTTATTACAGGCGCCGGTTCAGGGCTTGGGCGAGCACTCGCTCTGCAATACAGCAAAGATTTTAATGAAATCATTTTAATCGGGAGAAATCAAGAACGTCTTCAGCAAACGAAAGACATTCTGCAGCAAAGCCGAGAGCTTAAAGTCTTTACATATACCGTGAATATCCAAAATCATGATGAAGTGCAATCCTTATGCACATCGTTGTTCACCAAGCACGATGCAGCTGCACTCATTAACAATGCGGGAGTAGGCCACTTCGGGCCCGTCACTTTATTATCAGCTGAAGAAATCAGTGAAATGCTGGATACAAATGTAAAAGGCACTATTTTTTTAACCCAGGCTTTTATAAAAGAATTCACGAAAAAAGGTACAGGTAAAATTCTAAATATTATCTCTACCGCCGGACTGCGGGGCAAGGTAAACGAAAGTGTGTACGTTGCATCGAAGTTCGCCGTCAGGGGTTTTACAGAAAGTCTTGTAAAAGAGCTGGACGGAACGGACATTACGATTGCCGGAGCTTATATGGGCGGCATGGATACACCCTTTTGGGACAATAATGAACACATTAAAGATAAAACCCGTCTTAAATCACCGGCAGTTATTGCAGAAAAGATTTATCGTCTTGATGACGGCAGAACAGAAATCATTGTAGAGTAG
- a CDS encoding YfhH family protein translates to MQTKRYSTLTEYELKTEIAQLREKARKAEQLGMINEFAVLDRKMTMAQAYLLNPDSFLPGEVYEIEGAPGTFFKISYMNGVFAWGYRLESPSDEEGIPISMLGEKKDENEPH, encoded by the coding sequence TTGCAGACAAAACGATACAGTACTCTGACTGAATATGAGCTAAAAACAGAAATCGCCCAGCTGCGTGAAAAAGCGCGTAAAGCGGAACAATTGGGAATGATTAATGAGTTTGCTGTTTTAGATCGTAAAATGACAATGGCGCAAGCCTATTTACTGAATCCGGACAGCTTCTTGCCTGGAGAGGTTTATGAAATAGAAGGGGCACCCGGAACGTTTTTCAAAATCTCCTATATGAATGGTGTCTTTGCCTGGGGCTATCGTCTGGAAAGCCCAAGTGATGAAGAGGGTATTCCGATTTCAATGCTCGGTGAGAAAAAGGATGAAAACGAACCACACTGA
- a CDS encoding YpzG family protein, whose amino-acid sequence MGSNHKKFYNNRYENPFQQPWANPKHAHSQVNGQTQLTQDLIILEAQTRKRS is encoded by the coding sequence ATGGGTTCAAACCATAAGAAGTTCTATAACAACAGATATGAAAATCCGTTTCAGCAGCCCTGGGCTAATCCTAAGCATGCACATTCTCAGGTAAATGGACAGACACAGCTGACCCAGGACTTAATTATTTTAGAAGCACAAACAAGAAAAAGATCATAG
- a CDS encoding small, acid-soluble spore protein K yields MRNKAKDFPIQSSNKFEGEPRAKDDFASKRANGTINTNPQERMRASGERNDIGS; encoded by the coding sequence ATGCGGAATAAAGCAAAAGACTTTCCGATTCAATCCAGCAACAAGTTTGAGGGAGAACCAAGAGCAAAAGATGACTTCGCTTCAAAAAGAGCGAATGGTACAATCAACACTAACCCGCAGGAAAGAATGAGAGCTTCAGGCGAACGCAATGATATTGGTTCTTGA
- a CDS encoding YfhJ family protein, translating into METYYERLTKLLMEKNPSLSYEKARTWIELLWEDFEATYAKAGEKYRGKNVTEKIVTQWITNYGEHLHEFLATNPKYKHLLNDDHLLH; encoded by the coding sequence ATGGAAACATATTATGAACGTTTAACTAAGCTGCTGATGGAAAAAAATCCGTCCTTAAGCTATGAAAAAGCCCGGACCTGGATTGAACTCCTTTGGGAGGATTTTGAAGCAACCTACGCCAAAGCTGGCGAAAAGTACCGCGGAAAAAATGTAACGGAGAAAATAGTGACGCAGTGGATTACCAACTACGGTGAGCATTTGCATGAGTTTTTAGCAACAAATCCTAAATACAAGCATTTACTGAATGATGATCATTTGCTGCATTAA